In Spinacia oleracea cultivar Varoflay chromosome 5, BTI_SOV_V1, whole genome shotgun sequence, a single window of DNA contains:
- the LOC110793943 gene encoding uncharacterized protein, whose translation MPIPNGLTWSLRKIWHNREVFLQAYGVDQFVQAGKFRIQKMYKFLHPVGAQVGWKRLIYNSHASPKSTFIMWLAVQNRLATKDRLIRWQLNIDGTCGLCQLESESLEHLFFSCSYSKEIWRQVLLYLGVTRTVLPWHDEVQIAVKKSRSKQKKACKYSIAFIESVYCIWLQRNSKIAVKAWSPKDFMRSYSENPKAFTLASGQMFS comes from the exons ATGCCAATTCCTAATGGCTTAACTTGGTCTTTGAGGAAAATTTGGCATAATAGAGAAGTGTTTCTGCAGGCCTATGGAGTTGATCAGTTTGTGCAGGCTGGAAAATTTAGAATTCAGAAAATGTATAAGTTTCTTCATCCAGTTGGAGCTCAGGTGGGATGGAAGAGATTGATCTATAATAGCCATGCTAGTCCAAAGAGTACTTTCATTATGTGGCTAGCAGTGCAGAACAGGCTAGCTACAAAAGACAGATTGATAAGATGGCAGCTGAATATTGATGGTACTTGTGGCCTGTGTCAGTTGGAAAGTGAAAGCTTGGAGCACTTGTTCTTCTCTTGTTCTTATTCTAAGGAGATTTGGAGACAGGTTCTGCTTTATCTAGGTGTGACTAGGACTGTGTTGCCTTGGCATGATGAAGTACAGATTGCAGTGAAGAAAAGCAGAAGTAAACAGAAGAAGGCTTGCAAGTATAGTATAGCTTTCATTGAGTCAGTTTACTGTATCTGGTTGCAAAGAAACTCTAAGATTGCAGTGAaggcttggagtcctaaagactt catgagatcgtactcggagaatcCTAAAGCCTTCACACTGGCGAGTGGAcagatgttctcttga
- the LOC110775656 gene encoding uncharacterized protein: MQTGRVDQFIVNGKFKISRMYKALHTGGIQVQWKRIVCNSKASPKATFITWLALQNRLPTKDRLLSWNINIAGVCEFCQVQDEKLSHLFFERHYSHYIWKAVLIQLGIQRNISSWQEEVQWAAVKSRSTKKKDQHCSVAFIETVYTVWLQRNASVFSKKLDPVDSVVRRILFIVAYRNQ; encoded by the coding sequence ATGCAAACTGGTAGGGTGGATCAGTTCATTGTGAATGGGAAATTCAAGATTAGCAGAATGTATAAGGCTCTTCATACTGGTGGCATTCAGGTACAATGGAAAAGAATAGTGTGTAATAGCAAAGCCAGTCCTAAGGCTACCTTCATCACTTGGTTGGCCCTACAGAATAGGCTACCTACTAAAGATAGGTTGTTATCATGGAACATCAATATTGCTGGTGTTTGTGAATTCTGTCAGGTGCAGGATGAGAAGTTGTCTCATCTGTTCTTTGAGCGTCACTATTCTCATTATATCTGGAAAGCAGTGTTGATTCAGTTGGGTATTCAAAGGAACATCAGTAGCTGGCAAGAAGAGGTACAGTGGGCAGCTGTCAAAAGTAGAAGTACAAAGAAGAAGGATCAGCATTGCAGTGTAGCTTTTATTGAAACTGTTTATACAGTTTGGCTTCAGAGAAATGCTAGTGTGTTTAGTAAGAAGCTTGATCCTGTAGACAGTGTAGTTAGAAGGATTCTCTTCATTGTAGCTTATAGGAATCAGTAG